One region of Schistocerca gregaria isolate iqSchGreg1 chromosome 7, iqSchGreg1.2, whole genome shotgun sequence genomic DNA includes:
- the LOC126282449 gene encoding proteoglycan 4-like, whose translation MKIDKLQNEGTEYQINPPAEVSLESSELPTRQERERWFCTSRLPPRAAREVGVRLARKVRRSTCGVRAAARVCGQHTAPPTPEHAAPPTPEHAAPPTPEHAAPPTPEHAAPPTPEHAAPPTPEHAAPPTPEHAAPPTPEHAAPPTPEHAAPPTPEHTAPPTPEHAAPPTPEHAAPPTPEHAAPPTPEHAAPPTLEHTAPPTPEHAAPPTPEHAAPPTPEHAAPPTPAHAAPPTPEHAAPPTPEHTDPPTPEHAWAPWPRAAFPRFSSARSTGAHDLIFALRKTSEVKFDL comes from the exons ATGAAGATAGACAAGCTACAGAACGAGGGCACAGAATATCAGATCAACC CGCCGGCCGAAGTAAGCCTGGAATCTAGTGAGTTGCCTACCAGACAAGAGCGAGAGCGCTGGTTCTGCACGAGCCGCTTGCCACCGAGGGCGGCCCGTGAGGTCGGCGTCCGCTTGGCCCGGAAGGTGAGGCGGAGCACGTGTGGAGTGCGAGCGGCGGCGCGTgtgtgtggccagcacaccgctccacCCACACCGGAGCACGCCGCTCCACCCACACCGGAGCACGCCGCTCCACCCACACCGGAGCACGCCGCCCCACCCACACCGGAGCACGCCGCTCCACCCACACCGGAGCACGCCGCTCCACCCACACCGGAGCACGCCGCTCCACCCACACCGGAGCACGCCGCTCCACCCACACCGGAGCACGCCGCTCCACCCACACCGGAGCACGCCGCCCCACCCACACCGGAGCACACCGCTCCACCCACACCCGAGCACGCCGCTCCACCCACACCGGAGCACGCCGCTCCACCCACACCGGAGCACGCCGCTCCACCCACACCGGAGCACGCCGCCCCACCCACACTGGAGCACACCGCTCCACCCACACCGGAGCACGCCGCTCCACCCACACCGGAGCACGCCGCTCCACCCACACCGGAGCACGCCGCCCCACCCACACCGGCGCACGCCGCTCCACCCACACCGGAGCACGCCGCTCCACCCACACCGGAGCACACCGATCCACCCACACCGGAGCACGCCTGGGCACCCTGGCCTCGAGCCGCCTTCCCGCGCTTTTCGAGCGCGCGCTCCACTGGAGCTCACG ATTTAATATTTGCTCTGCGCAAGACCAGTGAAGTGAAATTTGACCTCTAA